The Melospiza georgiana isolate bMelGeo1 chromosome 1, bMelGeo1.pri, whole genome shotgun sequence genome contains the following window.
AGATTACAGGCACAACCTTGGAAGTCCAATATAGTAAAACTGAGTTCTGTGTTCTACTCTTTCCCTTTATCTTGCTTCCAAGTCAGTCTAAGCTGTCATTTCTGCCTTCTACACCCCACCCAGTTTTTATCTTCAGACCACTAAGACTGCAGACCTTCCTGCAATGCGAAAGCAAACTGAGCTGCATGGTGAGGGCATGACATTTGTCCTCAGAGCCATAAAGAATGCTCAGTTAGAGAGAGTTTGTAAGACTTTATGAAGTCGGGACAGTGTGTCTTGAAACATTAAACACCTGAAGAATTTAGACACATTTCAGACCTACTGCAGAGGGGGGCAAACTCAGTTGTATGACAGATTTCCTATTATTACCTTTTAACACCATAAAAAAATCACACATTACTGATTTGAGTTCCTCATCTTAGAGCAAATACATCTTGTTTTACACTTTGAGGAACATACAGACTGCCCAATAAAGCACTCTTGTTCAAAGCCTTACAGAAGAACAGTCCTCAGTACTGACACAGAAAAGCCAGACAGATTTTACTCTCATTCATTCATTTAACAGAATATGCCATCTAGGATTACCATATCATATTTAATTTATAAGGGTGCAAAATCAGCATACTGTTCAGAAACCTAAATAACACACATAAAAACCCAGCCATACCCCTGCCAAGCAGCCGAGCTGCACCCACGTACCTGTTGCTTCTTCATCAAAGCAAGCAAAGGCATTCCTGATTACATCCTCCGGGTCGGTGCCATTTAACTTCTCACCAAACATGGTGAGGAACATGGTGAAGTTGATGGGGCCTGGAGCCTCATTCATCATGGCATCCAGGTATTCATCCGTTGGATTCTTTCCTACAAATAAAGGGATTCATACTCGGTTTAGCTTTCAAACTGAACAAGTAATCTCAATACAAACCGAGTGTTAACACAAACTGAGACACCACACCTCTCATATCCCAAACTCAGTATTTTGATCTTTGCAGCACAAATTTGCCTGGCAAGCATGAACAGAGGAAAGGGGCATTACCAAGGGAGGCGAGCATGTCGTGCAGGTCCTCTTTGTCAATGAAGCCATCCCTGTTCTGGTCGATCATGTTGAAGGCCTCCTTGAATTCCTGGATCTGCGACTGATCGAACATGGCAAACACATTGGAAGTGGCGCGCTGAGGGCGCTTCTTGGTGGTCTTCGTCTTTGCCTTTTTGCTAGACATGTCGACTTTTGGAGACtagggagaga
Protein-coding sequences here:
- the LOC131096570 gene encoding myosin regulatory light chain 2, smooth muscle minor isoform-like, coding for MSSKKAKTKTTKKRPQRATSNVFAMFDQSQIQEFKEAFNMIDQNRDGFIDKEDLHDMLASLGKNPTDEYLDAMMNEAPGPINFTMFLTMFGEKLNGTDPEDVIRNAFACFDEEATGFIQEDYLRELLTTMGDRFTDEEVDELYREAPIDKKGNFNYIEFTRILKHGAKDKDD